In Nonomuraea sp. NBC_00507, the following are encoded in one genomic region:
- a CDS encoding alkaline phosphatase family protein produces MVVGMDGLRFDLLAASGAPVLTALMSTGAYGTSLLPYGEAGAPRTESPGEVVPKSPEPGDGGRVIKSRSDSGPGWSSIATGAWPDKHGIVDNGFADPQFQKFPDFLTRAKNARPDFVTSAFFSWAALADHGAFGPVIDHRFVLDGYTCGWAEADKQVTEAAERHLAHDHPDAVFVYLGDTDEVAHDLGPHGPEYAAALQAQDAYLGRLLDTIRARPSYPGERWTVFVTTDHGHVDEGGHGGTSDEERTVFVIAARLGEDLGGRSLGTPRLVDVAPSVLAALGVPIDPQWDLDGRPLEP; encoded by the coding sequence TTGGTCGTCGGGATGGACGGCCTGCGGTTCGACCTGCTCGCCGCGTCGGGCGCCCCCGTGCTGACCGCGTTGATGTCCACCGGCGCGTACGGCACCAGCCTGCTCCCGTACGGCGAGGCCGGCGCGCCCCGCACGGAGTCGCCCGGCGAGGTCGTGCCCAAGAGCCCGGAGCCGGGGGATGGCGGCCGGGTCATCAAGTCCCGCAGCGACTCGGGGCCGGGCTGGTCGTCCATCGCGACCGGAGCCTGGCCCGACAAACACGGCATCGTTGACAACGGTTTCGCCGACCCCCAGTTCCAGAAATTTCCGGACTTTCTGACTCGTGCGAAGAATGCTCGGCCGGACTTCGTGACCTCGGCGTTCTTCTCCTGGGCGGCGCTCGCCGACCACGGCGCGTTCGGTCCGGTCATCGACCACCGGTTCGTGCTGGACGGGTACACCTGCGGCTGGGCCGAGGCCGACAAGCAGGTCACCGAGGCCGCCGAGCGGCACTTGGCTCACGACCACCCCGACGCCGTGTTCGTGTACCTGGGCGACACCGACGAGGTGGCCCACGACCTCGGCCCGCACGGCCCTGAGTACGCCGCCGCCCTCCAAGCCCAGGACGCGTACCTGGGTCGCCTGCTCGACACGATCCGCGCGCGGCCGTCGTACCCGGGCGAGCGCTGGACCGTGTTCGTCACCACCGACCACGGACACGTGGACGAGGGCGGCCATGGGGGCACGTCGGACGAGGAGCGCACGGTCTTCGTGATCGCCGCCCGGCTCGGCGAGGACCTGGGCGGCCGCTCGCTCGGCACGCCGCGCCTGGTCGACGTGGCGCCGTCGGTGCTGGCGGCGCTGGGGGTGCCGATCGATCCGCAATGGGACCTGGACGGCAGGCCACTGGAGCCGTGA
- a CDS encoding thiolase family protein, protein MFVDGVRTPFGRSGPKGLYAETRADDLVVRVIRELIRRNPNLPPERVDEVAIAATTQIGDQGLTIGRSAAVLAGLPKSVPGYAIDRMCAGAMTAVTTVAGGIAFGAYDVAIAGGVEHMGRHPMGEGVDPNPRFLSEKLVDPSALVMGMTAENLHDRYPSISKERADAYAVLSQEKAAKAYADGKIQPDLVPTAIRTAEKGWGLAVEDEAPRPGTTMEGLSGLKTPFRPHGNVTAGNSSGINDGATGCVVAAKDVAEELGLAPKMRLVSYAFAGVDPEVMGVGPIPSTERALRLANLDISDIGLFEINEAFAVQVLAFLDHFGIDGDDPRVNPYGGAIAYGHPLASSGVRLMTQLARQFGERPDVRYGITTMCVGMGMGGTVIWENLA, encoded by the coding sequence GTGTTCGTCGACGGCGTGCGCACGCCTTTCGGCAGGTCAGGGCCGAAGGGACTGTACGCCGAGACCCGCGCCGACGACCTGGTCGTCCGTGTCATCCGCGAGCTCATCCGGCGTAATCCCAACCTGCCCCCCGAGCGCGTGGACGAGGTCGCCATCGCCGCGACCACGCAGATCGGCGACCAGGGCCTGACCATCGGCCGGTCGGCGGCCGTGCTGGCCGGGCTGCCCAAGAGCGTGCCCGGCTACGCCATCGACCGCATGTGCGCGGGCGCGATGACCGCGGTCACCACGGTCGCGGGCGGCATCGCGTTCGGCGCGTACGACGTGGCGATCGCGGGCGGCGTCGAGCACATGGGCCGCCACCCGATGGGCGAGGGCGTCGACCCCAACCCCCGCTTCCTGTCGGAGAAGCTGGTCGATCCGAGCGCGCTGGTCATGGGCATGACGGCGGAGAACCTGCACGACCGCTACCCGTCGATCTCCAAGGAGCGCGCGGACGCGTACGCGGTGCTCTCGCAGGAGAAGGCGGCCAAGGCGTACGCCGACGGCAAGATCCAGCCCGACCTGGTCCCGACCGCGATCAGGACGGCCGAGAAGGGCTGGGGCCTGGCCGTCGAGGACGAGGCGCCGCGGCCGGGCACCACGATGGAGGGGCTGAGCGGCCTCAAGACGCCGTTCCGGCCGCACGGCAACGTCACGGCGGGCAACTCCTCCGGCATCAACGACGGCGCCACCGGCTGCGTCGTGGCCGCCAAGGACGTCGCCGAGGAGCTGGGGCTGGCGCCGAAGATGCGGCTGGTGTCGTACGCGTTCGCGGGCGTCGACCCCGAGGTCATGGGCGTGGGCCCGATCCCGTCCACGGAACGGGCGCTCCGGCTGGCGAATCTCGATATTTCGGATATTGGGCTGTTCGAGATCAACGAGGCGTTCGCCGTACAGGTCCTGGCGTTCCTCGACCACTTCGGCATCGACGGCGACGACCCCCGCGTGAACCCCTACGGCGGCGCGATCGCCTACGGCCACCCGCTCGCCTCTTCGGGCGTGCGGCTGATGACACAGCTCGCCCGGCAGTTCGGCGAGCGTCCCGACGTGCGTTACGGCATCACCACGATGTGCGTCGGCATGGGCATGGGCGGCACTGTGATCTGGGAGAACCTGGCATGA
- a CDS encoding 3-hydroxyacyl-CoA dehydrogenase NAD-binding domain-containing protein has product MSNLETWRALLSDRNSDEVVTKALVRDVQLPYGAGTMALITLDNGFDHTKPNTFGPHGLFALNEALSQIAGRTDLAAVGVTGKPFIFAVGADLKGAAQVASREEALAIGALGHHVFRRLGELPIPSFAFVNGAAMGGGLEVALHCTYRTISSGVPAVALPECFLGLVPGWGGTQLLPRLIGPAKAIKLIVENPLAQNRMIKGKDAFELGVADAMFEPADFLEESLRWAARVLQGEVSVERRSHDGWEKAVADARFLVDMKLRGASPAPYRALDLIALTETATRDEGFAAEDEALADLLMGDELRAGLYAFDLVQRRAKRPAGAPDKSLARKVTKVGIVGAGLMASQMALLFARRLEVPVVMTDLDQARLDKGVEYVRAEVGKLLAKGRVSEDQANRLTSLVTGSLTKDAFADADFVIEAVFEDMAVKKQVFGEVEAVVEPTCVLATNTSSLSLTEMGAGLKHPERLVGFHFFNPVAVMPLLEIIKGAATDDATLATAFAVGKSLKKSSVLVKDAPAFVVNRLLTCFMGEVVAAVDEGTPLEVAEHALDGLGLPMTPFALLQLVGPAVGLHVAETLHEAFPDRFGVSENMAKLVAAGKPGVYRPDFTLDPEAVALFAGGAAPSTAEQVRERVLTALATEIRIMLDEGVVAAPQDIDLCVILGAGWPFHLGGITPYLDRTGIAQPRFLPPGVASLPA; this is encoded by the coding sequence ATGAGCAACCTTGAGACCTGGCGAGCGCTGCTCAGCGACCGCAACTCCGACGAAGTCGTCACCAAGGCGCTGGTACGGGACGTGCAGCTGCCCTACGGCGCGGGCACGATGGCGCTGATCACGCTGGACAACGGCTTCGACCACACCAAGCCCAACACGTTCGGCCCGCACGGCCTGTTCGCGCTGAACGAGGCGCTGTCGCAGATCGCCGGGCGCACCGACCTGGCCGCGGTCGGCGTGACGGGCAAGCCGTTCATCTTCGCCGTCGGCGCCGACCTCAAGGGCGCGGCCCAGGTGGCCTCCCGCGAGGAAGCTCTGGCCATCGGCGCGCTCGGCCACCACGTCTTCCGCAGGCTGGGCGAGCTGCCGATCCCGTCGTTCGCGTTTGTCAACGGCGCGGCCATGGGCGGCGGCCTGGAGGTGGCACTCCACTGCACGTACCGGACGATCTCCTCCGGCGTGCCCGCGGTGGCACTGCCGGAGTGTTTCCTCGGCCTGGTGCCGGGCTGGGGCGGCACGCAGCTGCTGCCGCGGCTGATCGGCCCGGCGAAGGCGATCAAGCTGATCGTCGAGAACCCGCTCGCGCAGAACCGCATGATCAAGGGCAAGGACGCGTTCGAGCTCGGCGTCGCGGACGCCATGTTCGAGCCGGCCGATTTCCTGGAGGAGTCGCTGCGCTGGGCCGCCCGCGTGCTCCAGGGCGAGGTGAGCGTCGAGCGCCGCTCCCACGACGGCTGGGAGAAGGCGGTCGCCGACGCCCGCTTCCTGGTGGACATGAAGCTGCGTGGCGCCTCCCCCGCTCCCTACCGGGCGCTCGACCTGATCGCCCTCACCGAGACCGCCACCCGAGACGAGGGCTTCGCCGCCGAGGACGAGGCACTGGCCGACCTGCTCATGGGCGACGAACTGCGGGCCGGGCTCTACGCCTTCGACCTGGTGCAGCGCCGGGCCAAGCGGCCCGCGGGCGCGCCGGACAAGTCGCTGGCCCGCAAGGTCACCAAGGTCGGCATCGTCGGTGCGGGGTTGATGGCCTCGCAGATGGCGCTGCTGTTCGCTCGCCGCCTTGAGGTGCCCGTCGTCATGACGGACCTCGACCAGGCCAGGCTCGACAAGGGTGTGGAGTACGTACGCGCCGAGGTCGGCAAGCTCCTCGCCAAGGGCCGCGTCAGCGAGGACCAAGCCAACCGGCTCACGTCCCTGGTGACCGGCTCGCTGACCAAGGACGCCTTCGCCGACGCCGACTTCGTGATCGAGGCCGTGTTCGAGGACATGGCGGTCAAGAAGCAGGTGTTCGGCGAGGTCGAAGCGGTCGTGGAGCCGACGTGCGTGCTGGCCACGAACACCTCCTCGTTGTCGCTGACCGAGATGGGCGCCGGGCTGAAGCACCCGGAGCGGCTGGTCGGGTTCCATTTCTTCAACCCGGTCGCCGTCATGCCGCTGCTGGAAATCATCAAGGGCGCGGCGACCGACGACGCCACGCTGGCCACGGCCTTCGCCGTCGGCAAGTCGCTGAAGAAGTCGTCGGTGCTGGTCAAGGACGCTCCGGCGTTCGTGGTCAACCGGTTGCTGACCTGCTTCATGGGCGAGGTCGTCGCGGCCGTGGACGAGGGCACGCCACTGGAGGTGGCCGAGCACGCGCTCGACGGGCTGGGGCTGCCGATGACGCCGTTCGCGTTGCTGCAGCTCGTCGGCCCGGCGGTCGGCCTGCACGTAGCCGAGACCCTGCACGAGGCGTTCCCTGACCGCTTCGGCGTCTCGGAGAACATGGCCAAGCTGGTCGCCGCGGGCAAGCCGGGCGTCTACCGCCCCGACTTCACGCTCGACCCGGAGGCGGTGGCGCTCTTCGCGGGCGGCGCCGCACCGTCCACCGCCGAGCAGGTACGCGAACGCGTCCTGACGGCGCTGGCCACGGAGATCCGCATCATGCTCGACGAAGGCGTGGTCGCGGCGCCGCAGGACATCGACCTGTGCGTGATCCTCGGCGCGGGCTGGCCGTTCCACCTGGGGGGCATCACGCCTTATCTGGACAGGACCGGCATCGCCCAGCCCCGGTTCCTTCCTCCGGGTGTGGCCTCACTCCCCGCCTGA
- a CDS encoding SDR family NAD(P)-dependent oxidoreductase yields the protein MIRKVALVTGGSRGIGAAVARRLADDGFDVAITYQNASDRAATVAKEVEAAGRRALGMRAEAADPGALVEAVERTVRELGRLDVLVSNAGIAPYGALEEVTLEEVDRLLAVHPRAAFVLAQAAARHMGRGGRIVLIGSSLAERVPYPGWTAYAMSKSALAGLVKGLARDLGPRGITANLVNPGSTDTDMNPADTPEAEEERRYTALGTYCSPDDIAAAVAYLAGEGGRHITGASIPVDAGVTA from the coding sequence ATGATCCGAAAGGTCGCCCTGGTCACGGGCGGGAGCAGGGGAATCGGCGCGGCCGTCGCACGGCGGCTGGCCGACGACGGATTCGACGTGGCGATCACGTACCAGAACGCGAGCGACCGGGCGGCCACCGTGGCCAAGGAGGTCGAGGCAGCCGGCCGGCGCGCCCTCGGCATGCGCGCTGAGGCCGCCGACCCCGGCGCGCTGGTCGAGGCGGTGGAGCGCACGGTGCGCGAGCTGGGGCGGCTCGACGTGCTGGTGAGCAACGCCGGGATCGCGCCGTACGGGGCGCTGGAGGAGGTGACGCTCGAGGAGGTGGACCGGCTGCTCGCCGTCCACCCGAGGGCGGCGTTCGTGCTGGCACAGGCGGCCGCCCGGCACATGGGGCGGGGCGGCAGGATCGTCCTCATCGGCAGCAGCCTGGCCGAGCGGGTGCCTTATCCCGGATGGACGGCGTACGCGATGAGCAAGTCAGCGCTGGCCGGCCTCGTCAAGGGTCTGGCTCGAGATCTGGGACCGCGCGGCATCACCGCGAACCTGGTCAACCCGGGCTCCACGGACACTGATATGAACCCGGCCGACACCCCGGAGGCAGAGGAAGAGCGGCGCTACACCGCGCTCGGCACGTACTGCTCTCCCGACGACATCGCCGCTGCCGTCGCCTACCTCGCCGGGGAGGGCGGGCGCCACATCACGGGCGCTTCGATCCCCGTCGACGCAGGCGTCACGGCCTGA
- a CDS encoding sugar phosphate isomerase/epimerase family protein, with product MRLAVSTLGMPGEDLDRAIEIASGSGCQGLELRLHPDTGVHAGLDSAERRSVRERVERAGLEISALAGYVGICEPGPDEPVLEALLADLRLAVDLGAPGVRVFPRGDDSAIGARRLKAVSGTAAALGRRVLVETHDSMATCAAVAGLLAEAACPETTGAIWDLLHPWRHGESPADSLAALGPYLSYVQVKDAVSAQDTTPVPMGAGSVPLEEAGALLRGAGYEGWVSLEWERTWYPQVAPVEEILPGAADWVRRFAA from the coding sequence GTGAGGCTGGCGGTCAGCACGCTGGGGATGCCCGGCGAGGATCTGGACCGGGCGATCGAGATCGCGAGCGGGTCCGGGTGTCAAGGGCTGGAGCTGCGCCTGCACCCGGACACCGGGGTGCACGCCGGGCTGGACTCGGCGGAGCGGCGTTCGGTGCGGGAGCGGGTGGAGCGCGCGGGTCTGGAGATCTCCGCCCTTGCCGGCTATGTCGGGATCTGCGAGCCGGGGCCGGACGAGCCGGTCCTGGAAGCGCTCCTCGCCGACCTGCGGCTCGCCGTCGACCTGGGCGCGCCCGGAGTCCGGGTGTTCCCTCGCGGCGACGATTCAGCCATCGGCGCCCGCAGGCTGAAGGCCGTCTCCGGCACGGCCGCCGCGCTGGGCCGCCGCGTGCTCGTCGAGACGCACGACAGCATGGCCACCTGCGCGGCCGTGGCGGGGCTGCTCGCCGAGGCGGCCTGCCCCGAGACCACGGGAGCGATCTGGGACCTGCTGCACCCGTGGCGGCACGGCGAGTCCCCGGCCGACTCGCTGGCCGCGCTCGGCCCCTACCTGTCCTACGTCCAGGTCAAGGACGCGGTCTCGGCGCAGGACACCACGCCGGTGCCGATGGGCGCCGGATCCGTGCCGCTGGAGGAGGCGGGCGCGTTGCTGCGCGGGGCCGGGTACGAGGGGTGGGTGTCGCTGGAGTGGGAGCGCACGTGGTATCCACAGGTCGCGCCGGTTGAGGAGATCCTGCCCGGAGCGGCTGACTGGGTGCGGAGGTTCGCCGCTTAG
- a CDS encoding SSI family serine proteinase inhibitor has translation MMRTIGTIALCAAFLACSSPAAQAARPPKGKLKIAIATKGSPTRGGTLRCGPDGGTHPHPRAACDVIRKIGGDFNQIHVPADETCDQKLEPYAVAITGTWRGKKVEWSKGYRNFCVMQAAGGKLLS, from the coding sequence ATGATGCGAACGATCGGTACGATCGCGCTCTGCGCGGCGTTCCTGGCGTGCTCGTCCCCCGCCGCGCAGGCGGCCCGCCCACCCAAGGGCAAACTGAAGATCGCGATCGCTACGAAGGGCAGCCCGACGCGGGGCGGCACGCTCCGCTGCGGTCCCGACGGCGGCACCCATCCCCACCCACGCGCAGCCTGCGACGTGATCCGCAAGATCGGGGGCGACTTCAACCAGATCCACGTCCCGGCGGACGAGACCTGCGATCAGAAGCTCGAGCCGTACGCGGTGGCGATCACGGGCACCTGGCGCGGCAAGAAGGTGGAGTGGAGCAAGGGATACCGCAACTTCTGCGTGATGCAGGCCGCGGGCGGGAAGCTGCTCTCCTGA
- a CDS encoding LacI family DNA-binding transcriptional regulator: MVTLEDVARQAGVSLATASRVLNGSTRQVGAALRARVEQAADELGYRANIAAQTLARGAGNVIGIVVHDLTDPYFAALADGAMRAAATEGLLVMVGTTHRDPEQEIAYVATLNAQRVRAVLLVGSRVADPAVTGRLRDELARYRSGGGRAACVGQDLLGVDTVAPANREGAAELARALAGLGHTRFAVLAGPPHLVTAADRCAGFAGALEELGLPAPHVIHGPFDRDGGYAAAQQVGEDTTCVFAVNDVMAVGALAAYRERGIRVPEDVSVAGFDDIVTLRDHVPALTTVRLPLKAMGARALELALGEEEAVAVEQVAGEVVLRESVRRLM; this comes from the coding sequence GTGGTCACGCTTGAGGACGTCGCCAGGCAGGCGGGCGTCTCGCTGGCGACCGCCTCGCGGGTGCTCAACGGCAGCACCCGCCAGGTCGGCGCGGCCCTGCGAGCGCGCGTCGAGCAGGCCGCCGACGAGCTGGGCTACCGAGCCAACATCGCGGCCCAGACGCTGGCCCGCGGTGCCGGCAACGTCATCGGCATCGTCGTGCACGACCTGACCGACCCCTACTTCGCGGCCCTGGCCGACGGGGCGATGCGGGCCGCGGCCACCGAGGGCCTGCTGGTCATGGTGGGCACCACGCATCGCGACCCGGAGCAGGAGATCGCCTACGTGGCCACGCTCAACGCCCAGCGCGTGCGGGCCGTGCTGCTGGTCGGCTCCCGCGTGGCCGACCCGGCCGTCACCGGGCGGCTCCGCGACGAGCTGGCCCGATACCGCTCAGGCGGCGGCCGGGCGGCCTGTGTCGGTCAGGACCTGCTGGGAGTGGACACCGTCGCGCCCGCCAACCGGGAGGGAGCGGCGGAGCTGGCACGCGCGCTGGCCGGGCTCGGGCACACCCGCTTCGCGGTGCTCGCCGGGCCGCCGCACCTGGTGACCGCCGCCGACCGCTGCGCCGGGTTCGCCGGGGCGCTGGAGGAGTTGGGGCTGCCCGCACCGCACGTGATCCACGGGCCGTTCGACCGCGACGGCGGCTACGCGGCCGCCCAGCAGGTGGGCGAGGACACGACCTGCGTGTTCGCGGTCAACGACGTGATGGCGGTCGGGGCGCTGGCGGCCTACCGCGAACGCGGAATCCGGGTGCCGGAGGACGTGTCGGTGGCCGGTTTCGACGACATCGTGACCCTGCGGGATCACGTGCCGGCGCTGACCACGGTGCGGCTGCCGTTGAAGGCCATGGGTGCGCGGGCGCTGGAGCTGGCACTGGGTGAGGAAGAAGCGGTGGCCGTCGAGCAGGTCGCCGGCGAGGTCGTGTTGCGGGAAAGCGTACGGAGGCTGATGTGA
- a CDS encoding TetR/AcrR family transcriptional regulator, with product MKRERTDAARNRAKILAAAEAIVADRGVGGLSMAEVAAAAGVGVGTLYRRFGDRSGLAYALIDRREREFQSAFIEGPPPLGPGAEPAARARAFLDGLADRTVEQLDLLVMAETAGPFARFGGAYDAYHGHLTMLIARVRPDADASCLSDALLAPLAAPLLAYRIRECGVGIERVKSALGDLLNGLTP from the coding sequence GTGAAACGCGAGCGCACCGACGCGGCCCGCAACCGCGCGAAGATCCTCGCCGCGGCCGAGGCCATCGTCGCCGACCGGGGAGTGGGCGGCTTGTCGATGGCGGAGGTGGCCGCGGCCGCCGGGGTCGGCGTCGGCACGCTCTATCGGCGCTTCGGGGATCGCTCCGGGCTGGCGTACGCGCTGATCGACCGGCGGGAGCGGGAGTTCCAGTCCGCCTTCATCGAGGGGCCGCCGCCGCTCGGGCCAGGTGCGGAGCCCGCCGCGCGGGCACGCGCGTTCCTCGACGGACTCGCGGACCGCACGGTCGAGCAGCTCGACCTGCTGGTCATGGCGGAGACGGCGGGGCCGTTCGCCCGGTTCGGCGGCGCGTACGACGCCTATCACGGGCACCTGACGATGCTGATCGCACGGGTGCGGCCGGATGCCGACGCCTCCTGTCTGTCCGACGCGTTGCTGGCGCCTCTGGCCGCGCCGCTGCTGGCGTATCGGATCCGGGAGTGCGGGGTGGGGATCGAGCGGGTGAAGTCGGCGCTCGGCGACCTGCTCAACGGACTCACCCCCTGA
- a CDS encoding LCP family protein yields the protein MTQGVERVRGRPGEVAGDTRVAPVPRRSRKLDPRPRRNPLTPLGWVSVALTFVLVATTLGAYAYYRSIDGSIPRNPIVVGPSRPPETGALNVLLVGSDSREGDNKTYGPKSQGLGERTDTIMLLHISPNRDKATMISFPRDSMVAIPECQGRNGAVLPGGIRQINSAFNDGGINCTIKTLESLTNIKINHFVKVDFTGFKGIIDAVGGIEICLPKPVNDPKAKLVLPAGKHVVNGEQALGYVRTRYALGDGSDLSRIQRQQVFLTQVLKKVTDGGLLTNPIRLDGFLRSAAAAVTVDSELTFERMLEIANSVRGLTAKELKGITVPVEAYPGDKNRVQFSQPAAKNFFESVRSDVEVTATPTPGTSATPKIEHEEVRVQVLNATGEAGKAVQVADELAAQGFAVIEVGNAPATATTAIRYAKKDAQDGSAYADAVAVRLSQDKRTAVAGKVKPVNTQPYKSKVAEPPDGPIVQLVIGADWPGVRVQSAIPDSLKDKVVDSSTNPCL from the coding sequence ATGACGCAGGGGGTGGAGCGCGTGCGAGGGCGCCCTGGCGAGGTGGCCGGCGATACTCGCGTCGCCCCCGTGCCGCGCCGGTCCAGGAAGCTCGACCCGCGGCCCCGCAGGAATCCGCTGACGCCCCTGGGCTGGGTGAGCGTGGCACTGACGTTCGTGCTGGTGGCCACCACGCTGGGCGCGTACGCGTACTACCGGAGCATCGACGGCAGCATTCCCCGCAACCCCATCGTCGTCGGCCCGAGCCGGCCGCCGGAGACCGGGGCGCTCAACGTGCTGCTCGTCGGGTCCGACTCACGTGAGGGCGACAACAAGACGTACGGCCCCAAGTCGCAGGGGCTGGGGGAGCGCACCGACACGATCATGTTGCTGCACATCTCTCCGAACAGGGACAAGGCCACCATGATCAGCTTCCCCCGCGACTCCATGGTGGCGATCCCCGAGTGTCAGGGCAGGAACGGCGCCGTGCTGCCCGGCGGGATCCGGCAGATCAACTCCGCCTTCAACGACGGCGGCATCAACTGCACCATCAAGACACTCGAATCGCTCACCAACATCAAGATCAACCACTTTGTGAAGGTCGACTTCACCGGCTTCAAGGGCATCATCGACGCCGTCGGCGGCATCGAGATCTGCCTGCCCAAGCCGGTCAACGACCCCAAGGCGAAGCTGGTGCTCCCCGCGGGCAAGCACGTGGTCAACGGCGAGCAGGCGCTCGGCTACGTACGCACCCGCTACGCGCTGGGCGACGGCAGCGACCTGAGCAGGATCCAGCGTCAGCAGGTCTTCCTCACCCAGGTGCTGAAGAAGGTCACCGACGGCGGCCTGCTCACCAACCCCATCAGGCTGGACGGGTTCCTGCGCTCTGCTGCCGCCGCGGTCACCGTGGACAGCGAGCTGACGTTCGAGCGGATGCTGGAGATCGCCAACAGCGTCAGGGGGCTGACCGCCAAGGAGCTCAAGGGCATCACGGTGCCCGTCGAGGCGTATCCGGGGGACAAGAACCGGGTGCAGTTCAGCCAGCCGGCCGCGAAGAACTTCTTCGAGTCCGTACGCAGCGACGTCGAGGTCACCGCCACGCCGACCCCCGGCACGTCCGCCACGCCGAAGATCGAGCACGAGGAGGTGCGCGTCCAGGTGCTCAACGCCACCGGCGAGGCGGGCAAGGCCGTCCAGGTGGCCGACGAGCTGGCCGCCCAGGGCTTCGCCGTCATCGAGGTCGGCAACGCTCCCGCGACCGCGACCACCGCGATCCGCTACGCGAAGAAGGACGCCCAGGACGGATCGGCCTACGCCGACGCGGTTGCCGTCCGGCTGTCCCAGGACAAGCGGACCGCGGTGGCCGGCAAGGTCAAGCCGGTCAACACCCAGCCGTACAAGTCCAAGGTCGCCGAGCCGCCCGACGGCCCGATCGTCCAGCTCGTGATCGGGGCGGACTGGCCGGGCGTGCGCGTGCAATCGGCGATCCCGGACTCGCTCAAGGACAAGGTGGTCGACTCGAGCACCAACCCGTGCTTGTGA